In Carassius auratus strain Wakin chromosome 20, ASM336829v1, whole genome shotgun sequence, the genomic stretch aaataatgTAGCCCATTAGGCCTAAATTTTACAACTTAAATGGGTTTAACACGTTATTTCAAAGTAAACAGCAAATGTCATCTAAATGTTTCAGAGATTATAGgctactttatttgtttttacctgACATGTCTGTGTTGTCTCTCGCACTTTGCTGTATGTAACCCTGTTCCAGGGAGTAGGTGAATATGCCTGGATGCTGCCCCGTGGACGGAGAATTGGTCGAGACTGTAGTAGGCTGTTTTAGGTATGGAGAATTTGAAGAAGAAGCCCATAATGCTGGTCCCTCTGAATACGGCGCGTGACCCTCGAGTGCGCCCGCTATGGCAGGAGAAGGCGGGACTGGGCTGGTGTTGCTCTCCGCGCCATAGTCTCCGTTCCCAGGCACTGGACAGCTAGCCATATAACCATGTCTCGAGCTGGGAGACATGTGACCGTGGTGCCCGCTGTTTATTGACTCATAACCATTACCAGACAGGTCCAGGTTATAGCCAGTGCCGTGGCACGCAAGTGCGCCGGTGGGAGGTTGGTAATCAAAGCTCTGAGGTAAAATGGCGGAACCGAACCCGAGGCCGTTCATCATTCTGTACATGGGTTTCATGGCCTGACATTTTCTCCTAAATCCTCGTGGTCTTCGCCGAAATGACCCTTCCTCGAACATAAACTCACTGGTGGGGTCTATGGTCCAGTAATGTCCTTTTCCCGGCCGCCCAAGACCTTTTGGTAGTTTAATGAAGCACTCGTTCAGAGACAAGTTGTGCCGAACAGAGTTTTTCCAGCCCTGGTAAGAGCCTCGGAAAAAAGGGAAGCGTGTTTGTAAGAACTGGTAAATCTCACTAAGTGTGAGTCGCTTTGTCGGTGCGCTCTGAATTGCCATCACAATGAGTGCGATGTAAGAGTAGGGCGGTTTCTCCGGGCGTCGCAGTCCTGAGGTAGTCTTTTTATTCTTGGACACTGTGCCATGGTCCTCCAGGCTGCCTGTAGTATTCATCGGTCCTGAATGCAGCGCGCTGGACTCTGGACTGGTCCTCATCGGGGGCGTCGGGCGCAGTGGCCCGTGGGAGCTCTCAGTCGTCATCTGTCCCGCGCTGACGTACGAACACAGCTGGCTCACAAACGTTGACGTTGACAGAGGAAAAAGATTAAGCAGTGCAACAAAGCTAGAACTTGCCTGTTCGATGACCAATAACGAGGTTCAACAAAACACAGTTTCCGAGAATAAATGCCACGCTTATGCTAATTTAACAAGGCATCTATATGTAGACTAAACGGTCTTCTTTTTCTGGCTTTAATGTTGTGATCAAAATCCTGTTTTTATGTTAGGGAAAATATCCAAGTAAGGTGCGTAATCGTGGTCCTTATTAACTTTTAGAAACGGTTCTTTTTCTGCCACGAGCTCCGTTCTGATCCTGGCGGCTGTAGTCCGTTTTTGAGGAAGAAGTGGAAAGACTGAGTTCGTGCAGCGCCTCAACTAAACAAAACTCGACAGCCAATCACTCAATAACTCTCCCCGGCTTTCTCTCCTCTAATTGCTCCTCCTTTCCCGTCTCACCCACCCCCTCAAACCCCTAGACCCCTACAAActcaactctttctctctctctctctctctctctctccagagcCTCACGCACTGTCCACCAAAATCAACTGACCCTCAGTATATCACTGTGCGACCACAAACATCGCGTCtctcatcattatcatcatctttCTGGCTTAAGCTCGCTTATTCTTTTGGCTTGTTTATAGAATAGGCTCTGCTTTGACCATTTCGCCTGCATGAGTCGGTCAGAGTTGCACGCTTTATGAGAATTAAGTTGGGTTTAATagaattatgatttttaataaaagattaGCTTAGCTTATCGAGAGAGCTGAAGGCTAATCCTAGAGCTTACTTTGTGAAACTCGCATTTGCAACTCGAATTCTTATTGGATGGGTTCATCTAATGGACTTGGAGGGCTGTCAATACGAGCAAGAACTCAATGAGCGTGAGAGGCCCTAATAAAGCCAGCAGgacttaaataaataaaccataccATCAAATGGGGCAGACAGTGATCAGCGAGAGACAGACATggacaagggagagagagaggactgaCTCCGGCTCGAGTGGAAGCAGGCTGTCTCTGTCGAGAGGTCTGGATACCACACACAGCGCTCCGGGATCAGCTTACAGGCCCGGGGCTACAGCACATCCCTTGAGTCCGGCGCtcattaacaaaagaaaaaaccaaTTAGCCATTTGGACGTCGACAGCTTCCGCAAGCAGAGAAGGGTCACAGCAGTCTTAGACCAGTATAGcctaaatatgaatttatttatataaacgtAAACGCATCTAAGGCATATTTCCTTATTGGTTAGGCTACTACATTTTGAAAGATTAAGGTAGGCctactttttaaaacataattgttATGCGGATGATTCGTCTGTtaatgcttttgttttaaatgttaaagttgAAAGGAACATTTGtattaaaacagacaaaagaaaattGCATTGTTTACAGTAGAcagaccaccacacacacacacacacacatagctacACACAACAGTCAAAAGTTTGCGCACTCTaagaatttaatgttttttaaataattatcttctgctcaccaatactgcgttttttattattattattacagcaaaagcatcaatattgtgaaatatttttattctttaaaataactgattttatatgaatattttttacaaatttaattaattcctAAGAATAACAAtgcaaaattttcagcatcattactccagtcttcagatgatccttcagaaatcattttgatatgctgatttgctgttcaagaaacatttattattattatcagtattaaaATAGTTGAGTATATTTTACTCGGGGTTCTTTGATGaatgcaaaaatctaaatatcagcattcatcaaaaaaaaaaaaagcttttgtaacattatacactataccattcaaaagcttggagtccctatatttaaataatatatttaatattaaattatagaaattaatattttttagataGCAAAGTGCATCAAAGTGACgataaagacatttgtaatgttacaaaatatttatatttcagataaatgctgttgttctgaaatttctattcatctaaAAAACCTGAAACAAGTTTCaacgcaataataataatactaataacaataaaagatttttgagcagcaaatcagaatattagaatgatttctgaaggatcacgtgaagACTGATGTAATAAtcctaaaattcagctttgaaaccacagggatacatttaattttaaaatatattaaaatagaaagcagtagacctaattttaaatattaaaattatttcacaatattactgtttttggaacaaataaatgcaggcatggtgagcagaagagaattcacTAAAAAAATCCAGTGTATGGTGGTCATTCTACTGTtctggcaataataataataatatattattgtatatagtTATTTTACTGACTGACTTTGAAGTTGCGACcagcagaatatttttttatcaaattgtgAGATCCACctctgcatttttatatttttatatttttaatgcatattgtcatttattgattcatattatttgtttacggtttattgtgttattatttatGGTATTATAAATAGCATTATATTTATAGACAACAAATAGAGCATTAAGGCTCCTGGCTTTTTTCATAAATGCCACGGGATATGTTATCTCTCGcgctctttttttcccctcccttTTTAATCACCCAACTCTTTTAAGTGTTCTTTTGAAACAAAGCGAATCAACAATCACATAGTTTTATCTTACCGTGAGGATGTGGATAAAAACATGTTCCCGCGCTATTTAAGCAGTATTTCTCCGGGTTTCCCCCGCCCGCTGAGCGCCTGACCCCCGCCGAGTCCCGGATACCCGCAGCCGCTCGAGAGGAAACCGAGCTGCGCACGAGACTTTGAACACAGGCCATCGCTTTGAGTCTGTGTGCGCAAGAAATAGAAGCACATACACGCACTGATCTATTTTCATTACAGACCTAATCGAGGCACTGTAAACAAGATTCATGACTTATTCACTGTCAAACTATACGCATCATAGGCTCCAGTCAAACCTTGTTCCGAGACCATTTTATGCCTGATCTGAAATAGTCTATCAGAAAAATCAGAAAGTAAACTTGCACCTGACACATCCACAATCTACAGAAATATTTGGGGGTAAAATGTATAGGCCTACTTTAAATTATTAGAGGAAGAGGGCGCTAACAATTAAAAAGATTTTGAAATATAGGTCAGTGATAATAATTAACTGACTCATTATAAGAGATTAAAACAGTGGAAAATGATGCATAATATTTTATccgttgatgttttattttgtaattattatgtcACAGTTAGCCTATGCCTTCAGTTCTCATATTGCTCTGTTTAAGAATGGTAAGATAGAAGAAGCATATTATTTAACCCATTAGCTTTTACACACTCAAAAATTCAATCCACGAGATTTGTAAGATTAGTAAGTTTATTTGATGCTTGCTGTTTTAAGGTTTTAGCCTAAACAAAATTCTAGTTTGAAAGCATTTGTGCTGTCATTTGGTTTCGATGTCAGTGTTTGCACTGAAATGAGTGACATCGGAAGGAATGTATTTTACTTGGTATAAATAGGTTACATTGTAATGTATTTTGCATATTTCGTTTCATATATTGAAATGTGTAATTAATTTGGTTTAAACATGCTCTTTTATTCTTGAATTCATCTCTGTAGATAACCCCTCCATTGGTCTGTATGTTTATTTACCGTGGTTTCCAAGTAAGCCTGTATATTTATAAACCACGAATGAGCGCTTATTTGCAGCTGAAGTGATCCTGGTGGACTTGAAATCTCAGCTAACGGTTTTTAACATAGACAGGTGTGTCATTCCGCGAGTTCACCTGCAGGTTGCAGCATCGCTCTTAAATggcaagcatttaaaaaaattaaagttgaCAGCCAGACAACGCAttacttgctgtttttttttttacaagccaTAACGACAAAAAGTTCATAACATTTGTGAGCTTTCCTTAactttataatattatagttgCAATAGAGCGCGACCATCCTCTCCACTTTTATCAGTTTTTATTCATGCCGATTGTGGATTTGCTTTAGCGCTTTATACAACAGAACATTccctttattcattaattaagtaggcttaattaaataattcattcatttattcactgGGGAGTAGCTTTCATAAAAAGTGATATAAGTGAAGCAAGACAACTCCAAGGAAAGTTGGTTTGCTCTTAATCAGGCCCGTTCCCTGACCTGAAAATTACAGGGCTGTCAACTGAAGGAGATGGCGTGACTAAAGACTAAAATTGAAAAGGAAACGATGGCCCTGCTTCAGTACCGCGGACAGCGCTACATATTTTCATGTTTGAGACaagcaacataaataaataatgaaaaatgtcgTGATAAAAAATACCCACAATTTACTAAATAACATGTGGATTTAATAAGAAACGGTTCAGATTTCGTTATATAGGCTAGCTGTTTTGATATTCACGTCTTGCTGTTGGTTGTCCTTTTGTCATGGGCTTCAGCGAGGTGTGAGATTGCGTTTAACCGAACATGGCTTAAGCACTTTTGTATTTGTGTGAATTCAAACGGAAGTCAATTCGTCTGCAAACACAGTAGATATGCCTACCCGACCAGCTGTAATGATCCAGGACGTCGAGCCTATTCTTCACAGGGACGCATTTCCATTTGTTAAAGGTAAGTTTTATCAAATGTatagcctaataataaaaaaaaaaaaaaaaaaaaaaatatatatatatatatatatatatatatatatatatatatatatatatatatatatatatatatttgtattattatataaaatagtgaAATAGTTAGGCCTATATTagatattaatgtattatataaattatataaaggatATAAATTACTGATAAACATAAGGTAAGGTAAGCTATTGGTTTAggcttaaaatgaaattaaatctaGAAATAGAAGATAAACTtgacactgtatatatatatatatatatatatatatatatat encodes the following:
- the LOC113120937 gene encoding forkhead box protein F2-like, which gives rise to MTTESSHGPLRPTPPMRTSPESSALHSGPMNTTGSLEDHGTVSKNKKTTSGLRRPEKPPYSYIALIVMAIQSAPTKRLTLSEIYQFLQTRFPFFRGSYQGWKNSVRHNLSLNECFIKLPKGLGRPGKGHYWTIDPTSEFMFEEGSFRRRPRGFRRKCQAMKPMYRMMNGLGFGSAILPQSFDYQPPTGALACHGTGYNLDLSGNGYESINSGHHGHMSPSSRHGYMASCPVPGNGDYGAESNTSPVPPSPAIAGALEGHAPYSEGPALWASSSNSPYLKQPTTVSTNSPSTGQHPGIFTYSLEQGYIQQSARDNTDMSVGISRYPTHSSPVGERKDFMLNFNGITSFHPSAGGYYHHHHHHHHHHQSMHQDVKPCVM